In one window of Pseudomonadota bacterium DNA:
- a CDS encoding type IV pilus twitching motility protein PilT — MNIKDMLHFMIEKSASDLHLIAGIPPSIRIDGELSYIHATYLTEKDLKSFFDELVEDSAKKNAFFNDRELDFAYELKGKARFRVNVYFQKSIIAFAIRLIPVNIPKLEDLNLPNILKDLTRKPNGLILVTGPTGSGKSTSLAAMIDMINEEQSLHVVTVEDPIEYVYKPKKSIISQREVGEDTLSFSNALKRVLRQDPDVILIGEMRDLETMQAAITAAETGHLVFSTLHTTSASQTIDRIIDVFPPYQQPQIRSQLSITLQGVITQKLLKRIDIKGRIPTTEVLIITPAVRNMIREGKTYQVYSSIELGKEYGMHTMEQNLNDLLSRRIIKWEDAYAVASMADYIKHQVTGDNK, encoded by the coding sequence ATGAATATTAAAGATATGCTGCATTTTATGATTGAAAAAAGCGCATCGGATTTGCATCTTATAGCGGGCATCCCGCCTTCCATAAGGATTGACGGCGAGCTCTCTTATATCCACGCAACTTATCTAACCGAGAAAGACCTTAAATCCTTTTTTGATGAACTTGTTGAAGATTCTGCAAAAAAAAATGCTTTTTTTAATGACCGGGAGCTTGATTTTGCCTACGAATTAAAAGGGAAAGCCCGTTTCAGGGTGAATGTATATTTTCAAAAAAGTATAATTGCATTCGCCATAAGGCTTATCCCCGTGAACATTCCCAAGTTGGAAGATTTAAATTTGCCGAACATCTTAAAAGATCTGACAAGAAAACCAAATGGCCTGATTCTGGTTACTGGGCCGACAGGGAGCGGAAAATCAACCTCTCTTGCAGCAATGATTGACATGATTAATGAAGAACAATCTCTTCATGTGGTAACAGTTGAAGATCCCATAGAATACGTCTATAAGCCAAAGAAATCTATTATTTCCCAGAGAGAAGTTGGTGAAGATACGCTGTCTTTTTCAAATGCGCTAAAGCGTGTATTAAGACAGGACCCTGATGTGATACTGATCGGCGAAATGAGGGACCTTGAAACCATGCAGGCAGCCATTACTGCAGCCGAAACAGGTCATCTTGTATTTTCTACTTTGCATACTACAAGTGCCTCCCAGACTATAGACAGAATTATAGACGTTTTTCCCCCTTACCAGCAACCACAGATTCGCTCCCAGCTTTCCATTACGCTTCAGGGCGTAATAACGCAGAAACTTTTAAAGAGAATCGACATAAAGGGCAGAATACCAACAACTGAGGTGCTTATTATTACACCTGCTGTTAGAAATATGATACGGGAAGGAAAAACTTATCAGGTATATTCTTCCATTGAACTCGGAAAGGAATATGGAATGCATACCATGGAACAGAACCTCAATGATCTTTTAAGCAGGAGAATTATAAAATGGGAAGACGCATATGCGGTGGCAAGTATGGCAGATTACATCAAACATCAGGTGACAGGTGATAATAAATGA
- a CDS encoding PilT/PilU family type 4a pilus ATPase: MKKVNLTEIVEKGISQGVKSIFFFKDLPPLGNNRNIIKLNDVVLGSEEINSLLKTTATAWQYETFEGKKELDYSYEINGLGRFRINAFLRMGNIGLVMRPIPNKVPSFSALGLPEILKKLTKKQNGLVLITGPTGSGKSTTLASLIDLINKERACHIVTIEDPIEFVYKSEKSIISQREVGKDTKSFQSALKRVLREDPDVILVGEIRDSETMKIVIEMAETGHLVFSTLHTINVVQTLNRIIDFFPEYEKNQIRNQLSQLLQCVVSQRLVQRADGKGFVCACEVMTTTQSIKTLIKEDKVHQIFSIMDISKKDDMISMDKSLLKLYENGLIDMPEMIFESSKEKGFIERIFETTPNKNQTLTGIRPLKLEKEMILYEADFSLNNLSFFDASGMLFDTPIGLLFRDRGPLKEDLNFIADYTILNGKKNIFSLKSFCNLSYKILETKVEKAWYLFRLRMVSDNNEDIEIPKIPLELIKDNEWHTLTIPVSKVYSGKTVKCYMLLFDNDIKEIAFNNIFFV; the protein is encoded by the coding sequence TTGAAGAAAGTCAATTTAACAGAAATAGTTGAAAAGGGTATTTCTCAAGGAGTAAAAAGTATATTTTTTTTCAAGGATCTGCCGCCGTTAGGGAACAATAGAAACATTATTAAACTAAATGATGTTGTCCTTGGAAGTGAAGAAATAAACAGTCTATTAAAAACAACGGCAACGGCATGGCAGTACGAAACCTTCGAAGGGAAAAAAGAACTTGATTACAGCTATGAAATAAACGGACTTGGGAGATTCAGGATAAACGCCTTTTTAAGGATGGGAAACATAGGGCTCGTTATGAGACCCATCCCAAATAAAGTTCCCTCTTTCAGCGCACTCGGCCTTCCGGAGATATTAAAAAAACTCACAAAAAAACAAAATGGTTTAGTCCTCATCACTGGTCCCACTGGTAGCGGGAAATCAACTACCCTCGCATCCTTGATTGATTTAATCAATAAAGAACGCGCCTGCCATATTGTAACGATTGAAGACCCCATCGAATTTGTATATAAATCTGAAAAATCCATTATAAGCCAACGTGAAGTAGGTAAAGATACAAAATCTTTTCAGTCAGCTCTTAAAAGGGTACTCAGAGAAGATCCTGATGTGATACTTGTCGGCGAGATCAGAGACAGCGAAACGATGAAGATCGTAATTGAAATGGCCGAAACAGGTCATCTTGTATTTTCAACTCTTCACACGATAAACGTAGTCCAAACTCTCAATAGAATAATTGATTTTTTTCCTGAATATGAAAAAAACCAGATACGCAATCAACTATCCCAGCTGCTTCAATGCGTTGTATCTCAAAGGCTTGTTCAGAGAGCAGATGGTAAAGGCTTTGTATGTGCATGCGAGGTCATGACTACAACTCAATCAATAAAAACCCTTATTAAAGAAGATAAAGTCCATCAAATATTTTCTATAATGGATATTTCAAAGAAAGATGACATGATTTCCATGGATAAATCACTTCTCAAGCTTTATGAAAATGGGTTGATAGATATGCCTGAAATGATTTTTGAATCCTCAAAAGAAAAAGGCTTTATTGAACGTATTTTTGAAACCACACCTAATAAAAATCAAACATTGACCGGCATTAGACCGTTGAAACTTGAAAAAGAAATGATTCTTTATGAGGCTGATTTCAGTCTTAATAACCTCAGCTTTTTTGATGCATCAGGTATGCTTTTTGATACGCCTATAGGGCTTTTATTCAGAGACAGGGGGCCTCTTAAAGAAGATCTTAATTTTATTGCCGATTATACTATTTTAAACGGCAAAAAAAATATTTTTTCTCTAAAGAGTTTTTGCAACCTTTCCTATAAAATTCTGGAGACTAAAGTTGAAAAAGCCTGGTATTTATTCAGACTCAGAATGGTGTCAGACAACAACGAAGATATTGAAATCCCTAAGATCCCCCTGGAGCTCATCAAAGATAACGAATGGCATACATTGACAATACCTGTTTCTAAGGTTTATAGTGGGAAAACCGTTAAATGTTATATGTTGTTATTCGATAATGACATAAAAGAAATAGCCTTTAATAATATATTTTTTGTATAA
- a CDS encoding tetratricopeptide repeat protein, whose amino-acid sequence MSLILDALKKAQEERKKVKPDVRSSIQTVYTKNKNIFYITLSAITGIVLLVSILPMMLRTKPIQPSSKIFASKGQPVMQRVEKTVEKAQPAEVKEPDTELKPVDKVGATTKIEEKANTKGNEKTETSAKTSFNAKSEDKTLKNKSRNLETNATETVHGKITGLEPKEIPALKKKTARLKSTYVNTSALPVNPRKEIPSASMEHTKVVVMKVDEERIMSMYNEALLETEKGRTKEAKKLYLNILSEQPNNIEVLNNLGVIAMREGNANEALMYFRRILEKKPDYTKAYNNTGIIFMREGDRKLAEEYFKKAIDMDKDGAEAYINLSGLLRHQKRYDEASRVLENLIRRGNKNPSTYLSIALIKDDMGEIKEAIKYYRFYLREGGKIEEKNKVIERLKILEESQFNRNS is encoded by the coding sequence ATGAGTCTTATCCTTGATGCCCTAAAAAAGGCTCAGGAGGAGAGGAAAAAGGTCAAACCCGATGTCCGGAGCAGTATACAGACTGTGTATACAAAGAATAAAAACATTTTTTATATCACTCTGTCAGCCATAACAGGTATCGTTTTACTTGTTTCTATTCTGCCTATGATGCTTAGAACAAAACCAATTCAGCCTTCTTCAAAAATATTTGCTTCAAAAGGGCAGCCCGTCATGCAACGGGTAGAAAAGACAGTTGAAAAGGCACAACCTGCTGAAGTGAAAGAACCTGATACGGAACTAAAACCTGTTGACAAGGTTGGAGCAACAACAAAAATTGAGGAAAAAGCAAATACAAAGGGAAATGAAAAAACTGAAACTTCTGCAAAAACATCCTTCAATGCAAAATCCGAAGATAAAACATTGAAAAATAAGTCTCGTAACTTAGAAACAAATGCCACAGAAACAGTTCATGGAAAAATAACAGGCCTTGAACCTAAAGAGATTCCAGCTCTGAAAAAGAAAACTGCCAGGTTAAAGAGTACCTACGTAAATACCTCCGCCTTGCCTGTCAATCCGAGAAAAGAAATTCCTTCGGCATCAATGGAGCACACGAAGGTTGTTGTAATGAAGGTTGATGAAGAAAGAATTATGTCTATGTACAACGAAGCGCTTTTAGAAACAGAAAAAGGCAGAACAAAGGAGGCGAAGAAGCTGTATTTAAATATTTTATCAGAACAGCCTAATAACATAGAGGTTTTGAATAATCTTGGCGTTATTGCCATGAGAGAAGGTAATGCAAACGAAGCATTGATGTATTTTAGAAGGATTCTCGAAAAAAAACCTGATTACACAAAAGCATATAACAATACAGGCATCATTTTTATGAGAGAAGGAGACAGGAAACTTGCAGAAGAATATTTTAAAAAAGCGATCGACATGGATAAGGACGGAGCTGAAGCCTATATTAACCTTTCCGGCCTTTTGCGTCATCAAAAGAGGTATGATGAGGCTTCGAGAGTCCTTGAGAATTTGATCAGGAGAGGCAACAAAAACCCTTCAACATATTTATCTATTGCGCTTATAAAGGACGACATGGGCGAAATTAAAGAGGCTATTAAATATTACAGGTTTTACCTACGAGAAGGCGGCAAGATAGAGGAAAAGAACAAAGTTATTGAGAGGTTAAAAATTCTTGAAGAAAGTCAATTTAACAGAAATAGTTGA
- a CDS encoding secretin N-terminal domain-containing protein: MRMRFFYFAAFFLLFSSCSSVESVKEKPKIVQPVDIGSPVMPQMEKVKKIEIEGPKEVFSFSLREADIKDVLRAISKQTNYNVIIEPDVKGACTVDLKNVTLNKALEYILEPLNYSFKIEDKSVYVSKPKIETRIFTLNYITLNKTGIGIISGATSTGRNTAQTQTSSTVTGSTTGAVPGGTGATTATGGGQANIVVSTGTETDLWRDIENNIKTFLSPQGKFILNRQASVIMVMDYPKNLKHIALFLETVEGTVQRQVMIEAKIVEVLLTEESKEGINWSLIGAQWQGFALNIEQALVTTQTQYFNIPNLKTLPTAPEQYIRFGVGRGRFDSFIDLLRTQGKINIVSSPKISTLNNQRAVIKVATEDVFFETTTTVSSGNPPVTTSTPKYVTIGLVLDVVPQIDNIGNIVMNIHPMLTEKIRTAESTVGGTKVTAPVLSVREVDTLVKVREGESVIIGGLIKDFSTNDEQGIKGLMSIPGLGSFFKTKTDYSYRSELVIFLTPMIIYGKDSQ, encoded by the coding sequence ATGAGAATGCGTTTTTTTTACTTTGCAGCATTTTTTCTACTTTTTTCATCATGTTCTTCTGTCGAGTCTGTTAAGGAAAAGCCCAAAATTGTCCAACCCGTTGATATTGGAAGCCCTGTAATGCCTCAAATGGAAAAGGTAAAAAAAATAGAAATTGAAGGACCGAAAGAGGTCTTTTCATTTTCATTGAGAGAAGCTGATATAAAAGATGTACTGAGAGCTATTTCCAAACAGACCAATTATAACGTTATTATTGAACCTGACGTAAAGGGTGCATGTACTGTAGATTTAAAAAATGTAACACTTAACAAAGCACTCGAATATATACTTGAGCCCCTCAATTATTCATTTAAAATTGAGGATAAAAGCGTTTATGTTTCAAAACCGAAGATTGAAACACGTATTTTTACACTTAATTATATTACATTAAATAAAACAGGAATTGGCATCATAAGCGGAGCAACCTCAACCGGAAGGAACACAGCACAAACACAAACTTCCAGCACAGTCACCGGCAGCACGACAGGAGCCGTACCTGGCGGCACAGGTGCAACAACAGCAACCGGCGGCGGTCAGGCAAATATTGTAGTATCAACGGGTACGGAAACTGATTTATGGAGAGATATAGAAAACAATATAAAAACTTTCCTTTCTCCCCAGGGAAAATTTATCTTAAACAGGCAGGCTTCGGTAATCATGGTTATGGATTACCCGAAAAATTTAAAACATATTGCACTTTTCCTTGAAACGGTTGAGGGAACCGTTCAAAGACAGGTAATGATAGAAGCCAAGATTGTTGAAGTATTGCTCACCGAAGAATCAAAGGAAGGTATCAACTGGAGCCTTATCGGTGCCCAATGGCAAGGATTTGCATTAAATATCGAACAGGCACTTGTAACTACTCAAACACAATATTTTAATATACCTAATTTGAAAACGCTGCCTACAGCCCCTGAACAATATATACGTTTCGGTGTAGGAAGAGGTAGATTTGATTCTTTTATTGACCTTCTGAGAACACAGGGCAAAATAAACATTGTTTCAAGCCCGAAGATCTCAACCCTGAATAACCAGAGAGCTGTTATAAAAGTCGCAACTGAAGATGTGTTCTTCGAAACAACAACAACGGTATCTTCCGGCAACCCTCCGGTAACCACTTCAACACCAAAATATGTAACTATCGGGCTTGTTCTCGATGTCGTGCCTCAGATAGACAATATAGGTAATATAGTCATGAATATACACCCAATGCTTACTGAAAAGATCCGTACTGCTGAGTCAACGGTAGGCGGCACAAAGGTCACCGCACCTGTTCTTTCTGTGAGAGAGGTAGACACCCTTGTTAAGGTGAGGGAGGGTGAATCTGTAATAATAGGCGGACTTATAAAAGACTTTTCAACAAATGATGAGCAGGGTATAAAGGGCCTCATGTCCATACCGGGGTTGGGAAGTTTTTTTAAGACAAAGACAGATTATTCATATAGAAGTGAACTTGTCATATTCTTAACACCGATGATAATATATGGAAAGGATTCCCAATGA